The Lewinellaceae bacterium DNA window CGCGGAGTACTTCCAGTTTTCCGTACGTCTTAAACAGATGATGCAATTGAATCATGGTGCGAGGTTTTGTAGTTCAAAGCGCATGACGGGCGAGGGATCCTGGATCTGGATAGGTGTTGCGACAGGACTTACCTTTTCAGCGTAGTTCAGCAGGTCAACCAGAAAACTGCGGAGAAGTACAATGGCTTCCGGAGTGCGGCTGACCACATATCCATATAACTTCACCGGACGGAAAGGAATATCCCCTATGCCATCGTGGTTTATATCATAGCCTTCGTAGTCGTCCCAGTAGTTGAAAGTAAACGCAATACTGCTTTGATTTTGGGGAATCGTCACATCAAAGGTGTTGAGTTCAAATTTATTGTGCCAGTAGCTGTTGTCTTCACAACCGCCGGCTATCTTCACGGCCCAGCCATTTCGCCGGAATTGATTTTCGTCAAACAAAATACGATTGGATCCTTCGGAAAAGATGCCGATCGTGTTGTGGTAAAAATCATTTCGGTAAATCCATCCGTCGTAAATCTCTTTGAGTAGTAAACCATATGCCGCCGTGCCCCAGTTATGCACAAAATTATTTTCACGCATGGTTATGCGACGGGAGAACATCACAGCTACACCTGCCCCGTTGGATCCGAAGGTATTTACCATGTAGTCGTCGTCATTGGAAAACATGAAATGAAGACCGTAGCGGAGGTTCCGCCTGCTTTCATTTCCGCAGATCTGGCTGCTGTCCACAAATTCAAAGTAAATGCCATCGCGATGACCGGAAACCTGATTTTGGTCGATCTGGATATCCTTGCAATACCAGGCATGAATGGCATTCCCGGAAGATACCTCCTCGATTGCGGCGCCTTCGATCACATTGCCGGTCACGATCACATCCTTGCAATGCTCAAGGTAGATGCCAAAAAAAGTGTTCTTGAGCCGGTTGTTGCGCAGCAAGATGTGGTTGACGCGTTCACAACGGATCCCTGCCTGGTCTTTCAGGTAGTTGACACCAACATTTTGAACCAGCAGTCCTTCGACCGTAACCGAATCGGAGGTTATGGTCAGGATTTCCGTTTTGTTTTCCCCATCAACCACCGGCCACCCGGAGCCGGACAGGGTGATCCGTTTATGAATGTTGATATTGCCTTCCCGGTAAGTCCCGGGCATGATCCATAAGGTGTCACCAGGGAGGGCCAGATCGATGCCGGCCTGGATGGTTTTTATTTCCTGATCCGGTCCGACCAGGATCGGCTGAGTACGGACAGGCAAATAACCCAGGACCAATGTAATGACAATCAACGCTGTTTTCATCGGGTCAATTCACGGTTTAGCTCTTCCCAGGTATACAGGTTGCCAGCCTGATCGTGGATGATGGAATCCCAGGATTCCGGATCGGATGTTGCCGAGAGATTGGCTCCCATGGGGCTGGGAATGGCTTCGGAAATGAGGTAGGAAGCGTGCGCTGCCTCGATCAGGTGATTGGGATTGAAATAATCGTTGACCAGTTGGTAACTCCATTTTGTCCGGGGATTCGCTGCGATGTAGTGGACCATGCATTCGATGGCATCGAAATAATACGTCTTTCCGGTAGAGGTCACTAGCTCGGTGGCAAATTGAGGTTTAATAACTGTCATTTGACAATAGGCACACCCTACCTCTCCATAGGGGATGGCCTGGGGTTCAACCTTGCAGCCTCCCAGCATCATAAAGGTCAGAGCGAGCAAAATGAGGTTAGTTGCGTATTTCATGTCTTTTCCTTTTAAACCAATAGGCTGCCAGAGCCAGAATGATAGAGATCCCGGCCAATAGTCCTCCACTGTGAGGATACGAATAGGCGGTAAAGTTCAGAATGGTCTTCTTGCCAAACAGGGGTGGCTGATAAGTTGCCCCCGGAACTTTAATGGGGGCGGTCGGACTCAGATTATGGCCATATTCGTATTCCCAGAGGTAGAAATCATAGATTCCGATGGTCGCTAATAGAATGACCAGTACAGCCCAGGATAGATAGGCCCACGGTTTGTTGATGACCAATGCGAGGAGGCCCAGGCCGGCCAGAGCCAGGATGACATAGGGAAAATAGCGGAGCTCCGGAATGGAGTCGGGCTCAATCATTTTCATGCCAACATAATGATTGAGGATGTTGATGTTTTGCAAGGTGCCCGGGTTATCACCTCCTATTTTATTGATCCAGATGTCCATATTGACTCCTGTAGGATATTGGGGAGCAACGAGGGTGATGCGCCATAATGGCAGTTTGTACAAGCTTAGCAGGGCTAAAATGCTGAGTGCCATCAGCAATTGCGGTAAGCGTTTCATAAGTCAAAATTGTACGATAAGAATTGGGAGGGAAGGGAATTACCTGTCCCTCCCAAAAGAAGTATTATTGAACGATGTCCTCTCCAAGGCTCCATTTAAGTGGCAGGGTGCTGTTCGCAGGGCTGATGCGTATATAGCCTTGCATTTCCTGGTGTAATGCGGAGCAGAAGTCTGTACAGTAGAAAGGATAAACCCCTGGTCGTTTGGGTTCCCAAACCGAAGTTTCCGTTTGTCCGGGCATGATCAGTATTTCTGAATTGTCATTACCCATGACGGCAAATCCGTGCGGTACATCCCAGTCCTGTTCGAGGTTGGTTACATGGAAGAATACCTTGTCCCCTACTTTGATGCCCTCGATGTTATCCGGTGCAAAGTGGGAACGGATGGTCGTCATATAGACATGTACTTCATTGCCCTGGCGTACTACTTTGGCCTGCTTTTCTCCCAGAGCGGCATACGGGTGCTTGTTTTCCTCAATGGGGTAGAACTTCAGAACCCGGGGCACCACGCGGTCTGCAGAGATACCCTGAGCGTAATGAGGTTCGCCGACAGTCGGGAAGTCGAGCAGTAATCGCATCTTATCTCCGGAAATGTCATACAGCTGGGCGGACTGATTCAGCTCTGGCCCCGTAGGCAGGTAGCGATCCTTGGTGATCTTGTTCATGGCCAACATGTATTTCCCCTGAGGATGCTGGGAGTCTCCTCCCGGGATCATCAGGTGGCCTACGGAATAGTAACAGGGCACACGGTCGAGCACTTCCCAGGTCCCGACTTTCCATTTGACGATCTCGGATGAGATGAAGAAGGTGGTATACGCATTTCCGTTACCGTCGAATTCGGTGTGTAACGGGCCCAGCCCCGGTTCTTTGACCACACCACCTACGACCTCTTCGTATTTCAATACCGGGATGCCGGCAATGGTGGTCTCAAAAGACTGGTTTTCTATGGCAGCCAGCATCTTGGAGAAGGAGTGCACGGTAAGGTCAGCGGAAAGTTTACCATTTCCTACGATGTATTCACCGGTTGGATCTACGTCCACACCGTGTGGTGATTTCGGAGTAGGTAAAAAATACACCAGCCCCGGACATTCTTCCGGAAGCAGGACTTTTACTTTTTCTTGCATAGTCGACGTTGCCTGGTGCGTTTCGTCGGAGTACATGTTGTGTGCATAACGGGCAGGTATTTCTTTGAATTTGCCCTGGGCCAGATACTCCTCGGCTTTCTTCCAGTTGATTGCGGCAATAAAGTCTTTATCATTTTGCGATGCATTGACTTCAAGCAGGGTATTTTTCAACTCGGTGTTGTATGAGGTGAAAAATGTCCATCCATGTGATTTGCCCTTGCCTGAATGGGCCAGGTCGTAATCGAAGGCAGGAAGCAGTACCTGAAAGGCGATTTCCATCTCACCACTTTCGGGATTGACTTTGATGAAAGTAAGCATGCCTTTAAAGTTCTCGGCATAACTGGAAATTGCCACGTCGTTTTGCGGGTAAGGCACACCAAACCGTGTGCCTGCCACTACATACTCGGTATTTTCGGTAGTGAATGGAGAGCTGTGATTACCTCCGCTATTGGGAATTTCTATGATTTCGGCTGTTTCAAAGGTCGAGAGGTCTACCCGTGCTATCCTGGGAGTGTTGTTCCCATTGATAAATATCCAGCGGCCATCTGTTTGACCCTTGGTCTGGGACAATTCCGGGTGGTGTGCATCATCCCAGGGTATGAAGCCAAAGGAGGTATTCAACATGGGTTTCGTTTCTTCATTGAATCCATAGGCTTTTT harbors:
- the nosD gene encoding nitrous oxide reductase family maturation protein NosD; its protein translation is MKTALIVITLVLGYLPVRTQPILVGPDQEIKTIQAGIDLALPGDTLWIMPGTYREGNINIHKRITLSGSGWPVVDGENKTEILTITSDSVTVEGLLVQNVGVNYLKDQAGIRCERVNHILLRNNRLKNTFFGIYLEHCKDVIVTGNVIEGAAIEEVSSGNAIHAWYCKDIQIDQNQVSGHRDGIYFEFVDSSQICGNESRRNLRYGLHFMFSNDDDYMVNTFGSNGAGVAVMFSRRITMRENNFVHNWGTAAYGLLLKEIYDGWIYRNDFYHNTIGIFSEGSNRILFDENQFRRNGWAVKIAGGCEDNSYWHNKFELNTFDVTIPQNQSSIAFTFNYWDDYEGYDINHDGIGDIPFRPVKLYGYVVSRTPEAIVLLRSFLVDLLNYAEKVSPVATPIQIQDPSPVMRFELQNLAP
- a CDS encoding nitrous oxide reductase accessory protein NosL, which gives rise to MKYATNLILLALTFMMLGGCKVEPQAIPYGEVGCAYCQMTVIKPQFATELVTSTGKTYYFDAIECMVHYIAANPRTKWSYQLVNDYFNPNHLIEAAHASYLISEAIPSPMGANLSATSDPESWDSIIHDQAGNLYTWEELNRELTR
- the nosZ gene encoding Sec-dependent nitrous-oxide reductase, whose protein sequence is MNRLTLYSFPFLLTVALLLVSNGCNTTGGPGSGGLVTNAGAAEEVYVAPGQYDEFYAFLSGGFSGQIGVYGLPSGRLLKVIPVFSVDAEKAYGFNEETKPMLNTSFGFIPWDDAHHPELSQTKGQTDGRWIFINGNNTPRIARVDLSTFETAEIIEIPNSGGNHSSPFTTENTEYVVAGTRFGVPYPQNDVAISSYAENFKGMLTFIKVNPESGEMEIAFQVLLPAFDYDLAHSGKGKSHGWTFFTSYNTELKNTLLEVNASQNDKDFIAAINWKKAEEYLAQGKFKEIPARYAHNMYSDETHQATSTMQEKVKVLLPEECPGLVYFLPTPKSPHGVDVDPTGEYIVGNGKLSADLTVHSFSKMLAAIENQSFETTIAGIPVLKYEEVVGGVVKEPGLGPLHTEFDGNGNAYTTFFISSEIVKWKVGTWEVLDRVPCYYSVGHLMIPGGDSQHPQGKYMLAMNKITKDRYLPTGPELNQSAQLYDISGDKMRLLLDFPTVGEPHYAQGISADRVVPRVLKFYPIEENKHPYAALGEKQAKVVRQGNEVHVYMTTIRSHFAPDNIEGIKVGDKVFFHVTNLEQDWDVPHGFAVMGNDNSEILIMPGQTETSVWEPKRPGVYPFYCTDFCSALHQEMQGYIRISPANSTLPLKWSLGEDIVQ